The following coding sequences are from one Triticum dicoccoides isolate Atlit2015 ecotype Zavitan chromosome 4A, WEW_v2.0, whole genome shotgun sequence window:
- the LOC119287225 gene encoding LOB domain-containing protein 16-like, which yields MTGFSSPCGACKFLGRRCVNGCVLAPHLCHEQGAAHFAAIHKVFGASNASKLLTSLPATDRREAAVTISYEAQARQHDPVYGCVAHIFALQQQVVNLQAQLESLKAQEPVQGYTNTCSVSSPEEDSMKAKVMAYEKGEARMPHPGHSVKIERESYFGNDAMTSCTSMQYSQDYNSSHVYTPDYTASFKFNDESIHGSTMFPVDMQDYLQENGYYDTEGL from the exons ATGACAGGGTTTTCCTCTCCATGCGGCGCATGCAAGTTCCTTGGGAGGAGGTGCGTCAATGGGTGTGTCTTGGCTCCACACTTGTGCCACGAGCAAGGGGCTGCACAttttgccgccatccataaggtctTTGGTGCAAGCAACGCCTCGAAGCTCCTCACGAGCCTCCCGGCGACCGACCGCCGTGAGGCTGCGGTCACCATCTCCTACGAGGCACAGGCCAGGCAACATGATCCGGTATATGGTTGCGTCgcgcacatatttgctctgcagcaGCAG GTTGTAAATCTGCAAGCACAGTTGGAGTCGCTCAAAGCTCAGGAACCAGTACAAGGGTACACAAATACTTGTTCCGTATCAAGCCCTGAAGAAGACAGTATGAAGGCAAAGGTTATGGCTTATGAGAAAGGGGAAGCTAGGATGCCACACCCAGGACATTCAGTAAAGATTGAAAGAGAGAGCTACTTCGGAAATGACGCCATGACCTCCTGCACTTCCATGCAATATTCTCAGGATTACAACAGTTCACATGTATACACACCGGACTATACAGCCTCGTTTAAATTTAATGATGAGAGTATACATGGTAGCACCATGTTTCCCGTTGATATGCAAGACTATCTGCAAGAGAATGGGTATTATGACACCGAGGGCCTCTAG
- the LOC119287227 gene encoding peptidyl-prolyl cis-trans isomerase-like, with protein sequence MAAKNPKVFFDILIGQAKAGRVIMELYADKVPKTAANFRQLCTGEKGLGKSGKPLHYKGSAFHRIIPGFMCQGGDFTRGNGTGGESVYGQKFADENFLLRHTGPGVLSMANAGPGTNGSQFFICTAKTPWLDGKHVVFGQVVDGYRVVEKMEAVGSSGGATAEPVVIEDCGQLPDGE encoded by the coding sequence ATGGCGGCCAAGAACCCCAAGGTCTTCTTCGACATCCTCATCGGCCAGGCCAAGGCGGGCCGGGTCATCATGGAGCTCTACGCCGACAAGGTGCCCAAGACGGCGGCCAACTTCCGGCAGCTCTGCACGGGCGAGAAGGGCCTGGGCAAGAGCGGCAAGCCGCTCCACTACAAGGGGTCGGCCTTCCACCGCATCATCCCGGGCTTCATGTGCCAGGGCGGCGACTTCACCCGCGGCAACGGCACCGGCGGCGAGTCGGTCTACGGCCAAAAGTTCGCCGACGAGAACTTCCTGCTCCGCCACACGGGCCCCGGGGTCCTCTCCATGGCCAACGCCGGGCCCGGCACCAACGGCTCCCAGTTCTTCATCTGCACCGCCAAGACGCCGTGGCTCGACGGCAAGCACGTCGTGTTCGGGCAGGTTGTCGATGGATACCGCGTCGTGGAGAAGATGGAGGCCGTCGGCTCGTCCGGTGGCGCCACCGCCGAGCCCGTCGTCATCGAGGACTGCGGCCAGCTCCCCGACGGCGAGTAA